The sequence CGATCTTCGCGTTGCAGATCGTGCCGTTGCAGATGGCCCTGGTGCCGCTGCTGAAGTTCTTCTCCACCGGCGTCACCCTCGGCGGCGTCACACTGATGCCGGCCTGGGACCTGGTCGACGAGCAGAAGTTCGCCCAGGTGTGGTTCGCCCACACCTGCTTCGCGCTTCCGTTCGCCGTCTTCCTGCTGCACAACTTCATCTCGCAACTGCCGGGGGACCTGATGGAGGCGGCCCGGGTCGACGGGGCCACCCACCCGAAGATCTTCCGTACCATCGTGCTGCCGCTGATCACCCCGGCGCTGGCGGCGTTCGGCATCTTCCAGTTCCTCTGGGTCTGGAACGACCTGCTGGTTGCGCTGATCTTCGCCGGTGGCGGTGATGAGACCGCCCCGCTCACCGTCCAGCTCGCCGAGATGGCCGGCACCCGGGGCAACGAGTGGCAGCGCCTGACCGCCGGTGCGTTCGTCAGCATCGTCGTACCGCTCATCGTGTTCCTGTCCCTGCAGCGCTTCTTCGTGCGAGGTCTGCTCGCCGGCAGCGTCAAGGGCTGACCCGCGCGTCCGCCGCCGCCCGGCCCCTCGGGCGGCGGCGGACGCTCCGGGCACCGAGCGGGGGAAACCGTGACGAGGATCGATGATGTGGCCCGGCTGGCCGGAGTGTCCACGGCCACCGTCTCGCGGGCGCTGCGCGGACTACCGACGGTCTCGGCCGCCACCCGCCGCCGGGTGATCGCCGCCGCCGAGCAACTCGACTACGAAGTCTCACCGAGCGCGTCCCGGCTCGCCGGCGGCCGGACCGGCACGGTAGCGGTGGTGGTCCCCCGGATCACCCGGTGGTTCTTCAGCACCGTCGTCGAGGCGGTCGAGGAGTACCTCCACCAGTCCGGCTACGACCTGCTGCTCTACAACCTGGGCGGCCGGGAGCAGGTCCGCCAGCGGGTCCTGCGTACGGCCAACCTGCACAAGCGGGTGGACGCCATGATGCTGGTCGCCACGCCCCTGCGCCCGGCCGACCTGACCGCGCTGGCCTCGCTGGAACTGCCCGGCGTCACCATCAGCTCGGGCAGCAGGGTGCCGAACTGGCCGTGTGTACG comes from Micromonospora vinacea and encodes:
- a CDS encoding carbohydrate ABC transporter permease, encoding MTTATPTVAAGTQKTDGTPTTTAGRVRKRLNSRTATLVSIVIAVVWTIPTFGLLVSSLRPEDEIKTTGWWTAFTNPQFTLENYQQVLFGRSSSSGQLAGSFINSLAITIPSVLFPLAFACLAAYALAWINFRGRDWVYISIFALQIVPLQMALVPLLKFFSTGVTLGGVTLMPAWDLVDEQKFAQVWFAHTCFALPFAVFLLHNFISQLPGDLMEAARVDGATHPKIFRTIVLPLITPALAAFGIFQFLWVWNDLLVALIFAGGGDETAPLTVQLAEMAGTRGNEWQRLTAGAFVSIVVPLIVFLSLQRFFVRGLLAGSVKG